A stretch of Electrophorus electricus isolate fEleEle1 chromosome 3, fEleEle1.pri, whole genome shotgun sequence DNA encodes these proteins:
- the ralgapb gene encoding LOW QUALITY PROTEIN: ral GTPase-activating protein subunit beta (The sequence of the model RefSeq protein was modified relative to this genomic sequence to represent the inferred CDS: inserted 2 bases in 2 codons; deleted 2 bases in 2 codons) has protein sequence MYSEWRSLHLVVQSDQGHLSVLHSYPSTVGRDVANAVVRPLGASLGAPVSECLLKTDKEVKWTMEVLCYGLTLPLDGDTVKLCVDVYTDWIMALVSSRDSIPQPIIKEPNLYVQTILRHLHNLFLPRPEHFSPMHFRLCQQVLSAVQKLARDSSSMARETWEVLLLFLLRINDTLLAPPTVGGGIAEKLAEKLISVLFEVWFLACTRCFPTPPYWKTAREMLANWRHHPPVVEQWSKVIAALTSRLLRFTYGPSFPPFKVPEEDASLIPAEMDSDCVAQTWYRFLHMLSNPVDLSNPVIVSSTPKFQEQLLGVSSVPQEVIQHPCLKQLPQIFFRAMRGISCLVDAFLGISRPRSDSAPPTPVNRLSMPPPPTTTNTTPPRRHRPTAVTKTASKATTTGQSKVSHQPSSTSPLSSPNQTSSEPRPLPAPTRPKVNSVLNLFGQWLFDAALVHCKLHSGLSRESSMTALATQAGVELRRKGSQMSTDTMVSNPMFDANEFPDNYESGRAEACGTLCRIFCSKKTGEEILPVYLSRFYMVLIQGLQISDYICRPVLASIILNSSALFCSDLKGINVVVPYFISALEIILPDRELTKFKSYVNPTELRRASINILLSMLPLPHHFGTIKSEVLLEGKFSNDDNSLHDKAVTFLSLKLRLVNILIGALQTETDPVNTQMILAAMLNIVQDSALLESIGAQAEVGSVDGGHPLAKSHSRNNSGISNASAGSSEATTPDSERPAQALLRDYALHTDTAAGLLIRSIHLVTQRLNSQWRPDMSISLAALELLAGLAKVKAIVESSDRKRAVSSVCSYIVYQCSRPAPLHSRDLHSMIVAAFQCLCVWLTEHPDMLNEKDCLIEVLEIVELGISGSKSKTGEQEVRYKGDKEHNPASMRVKDAAEATLSCIMQVLGAFPSPSGPASTCSLLNEDTLIKYSRLTSTSHSNFRYYVLDNSVILAMLEQPLGNEQNPSPSITVLIRGMCARHAWTMQLFHQPRGARANQKVFVPEKRPAPKNDVGIRFNVKHRPFPEEVDKIPFVKADLSIPDLHDIVDKELELQHDKLRGVMVKQIEYETALEHYSEELWRNKPFPDPLTDCKPPPPAHEFQTARLFLSHFGFLSLEALKEPGNSRLPPHLIALDSTVPGFYDDIGYLDLLPCRPCDTVFIFYMRAGQKSSQEILRNVESAVNVQPHFXELLLSLGWPVDVGQHPGWTGSVYTSWTINTSNGTHTPDECAAVADTGGGMFNGERKVLYYADALTEIAFVVPSLSDLSAESSENSFPTVYSDSQMELLPSLLKQPNLTLELFPNHSDNMGPSQRSPTAKSKKMAGRSVPPLGPETKVLVVWVERYDDIENFTVSELIELRTSTGVESAVNSSASRPSSPEKDVLVIFIHPLKTGLFRIKLHXAMGKFSMVIPLVDNMVVSRRALGSFVRADGDNACRRKRLEATLTAPPSVRRKQKIVDIVNRYRNKHWEPEFYTSLYQEVGESSLYP, from the exons ATACGGTAAAGCTGTGTGTGGATGTCTATACAGACTGGATTATGGCACTGGTATCATCCCGAGACTCCATACCCCAGCCCATCATTAAGGAGCCTAACCTTTATGTGCAAACTATCCTCAGACACCTTCACAACCTCTTCCTACcgag ACCTGAGCACTTCAGCCCCATGCACTTCAGGCTGTGTCAGCAGGTGTTGTCTGCTGTGCAGAAACTGGCCCGTGACTCCTCCTCCATGGCCAGAGAGACTTGGGAAGTGctgcttctcttcctgctcCGCATCAATGACACGCTGCTCGCCCCGCCTACTGTGGGAG GTGGGATAGCTGAGAAGCTAGCCGAGAAGCTAATCAGCGTGCTGTTTGAGGTCTGGTTTTTGGCCTGCACACGTTGCTTTCCCACCCCGCCATACTGGAAGACGGCCAGGGAGATGCTGGCCAACTGGAGACACCACCCTCCAGTGGTGGAGCAGTGGAGCAAAGTTATCGCCGCTCTTACCTCCAG GCTGCTGCGGTTCACGTATGGGCCATCCTTCCCTCCTTTCAAAGTGCCAGAAGAAGATGCCAGTCTCATACCCGCAGAGATGGACAGCGACTGTGTGGCACAGACCTGGTATCGCTTCCTGCACATGCTCAG TAACCCCGTAGACCTGAGTAACCCTGTGATCGTGAGCTCGACTCCCAAGTTCCAGGAGCAGCTGCTGGGGGTGAGCAGCGTACCTCAGGAGGTCATCCAGCACCCATGCCTCAAACAGCTGCCCCAGATCTTCTTCAGGGCCATGAGGGGCATCAGCTGCCTGGTGGACGCGTTTCTAG GTATATCCAGACCTCGGTCAGACAGTGCCCCACCCACTCCAGTTAATAGACTTAGCATGCCACCACCCCCAACAACCACCAACACCACGCCCCCTCGCAGACACAGACCCACAGCAGTTACCAAGACTGCCAGTAAAGCAACAACG ACTGGGCAGTCTAAAGTTTCGCATCAGccttcctccacctctcccctctccagtcCAAACCAGACAAGCTCAGAGCCACGACCCCTGCCTGCTCCCACCAGGCCAAAGGTCAACAGTGTGCTAAACCTGTTTGGCCAGTGGCTGTTTGATGCCGCACTTGTCCATTGCAAACTCCACTCTGGCCTCAGCAGGGAAAGCAGTATGACTG ccCTTGCAACTCAGGCTGGAGTTGAACTGAGGAGGAAAGGCTCTCAGATGTCTACTGACACTATGGTGTCAAACCCCATGTTTGACGCCAACGAGTTTCCTGACAATTACGAGTCTGGTCGAGCAGAGGCTTGTGGAACACTGTGTAGAATCTTCTGCAGCAAGAAAACCGGGGAGGAAATTCTACCGGTTTACTTGTCCAG GTTCTACATGGTCCTAATCCAGGGCCTCCAGATCTCCGACTACATCTGCAGGCCAGTTCTGGCCAGCATTATCCTCAACTCCTCAGCCCTGTTCTGCTCTGATCTGAAAGGGATCAACGTCGTGGTTCCGTACTTTATATCTGCACTGGAAATTATTCTTCCTGATCG TGAATTGACCAAATTTAAGTCGTATGTAAACCCCACTGAATTAAGAAGAGCTTCTATCAACATACTGCTGTCTATGCTGCCTCTCCCACACCATTTTGGCACCATCAAATCTGAG GTTCTCCTGGAGGGTAAATTTAGCAATGATGACAACTCTCTTCATGACAAAGCAGTGACCTTCCTCTCACTGAAGCTGCGACTGGTGAATATTTTGATTGGCGCTCTGCAAACCGAAACGGACCCGGTCAATACCCAGATGATACTAG CGGCAATGCTGAATATAGTACAGGATTCTGCTCTCCTGGAGTCTATAGGCGCCCAAGCCGAGGTG GGAAGCGTGGATGGAGGGCATCCTCTGGCTAAGAGCCACAGTCGCAATAACAGCGGTATTAGCAATGCCAGCGCCGGCAGCTCCGAGGCCACCACCCCCGACAGTGAGAGACCCGCCCAGGCCCTGCTGCGTGACTACG ctctccacacagacacagcggCCGGCCTGCTGATTCGTAGCATCCACCTGGTCACCCAGCGGCTCAACTCGCAGTGGAGGCCCGACATGAGCATCTCGCTGGCCGCCCTCGAGCTCCTTGCTGGCCTGGCCAAG GTGAAGGCGATTGTGGAATCTTCGGACCGTAAGCGGGCTGTCAGCTCGGTGTGCAGTTACATCGTGTACCAGTGCAGCCGGCCAGCCCCTCTGCACTCCCGAGACCTGCACTCCATGATCGTAGCCGCCTTCCAGTGCCTGTGCGTGTGGCTCACGGAGCACCCCGACATGCTGAACGAGAAG gacTGCCTCATAGAGGTGTTGGAGATTGTCGAGCTGGGTATATCGGGCAGCAAATCAAAGACGGGTGAACAGGAAGTGAGGTATAAAGGTGACAAAGAGCATAACCCTGCCTCCATGAGGGTCAAAGATGCTGCAGAAGCCACGCTGTCATG TATAATGCAGGTGCTGGGGGCGTTCCCATCACCAAGTGGCCCCGCCTCCACCTGCAGTCTGCTGAACGAGGACACCCTGATTAAATACTCCAGACTCACATCCACCTCTCACAGTAACTTCAGATACTACGTCCTTGACAACTCTGTCATCCTGGCCATGCTGGAGCAGCCCCTGGGTAACGAGCAGA ACCCATCTCCATCCATTACCGTGCTGATCCGTGGCATGTGTGCTCGCCATGCCTGGACCATGCAGCTCTTCCACCAGCCTCGAGGAGCCCGAGCGAATCAGAAG GTCTTTGTTCCTGAGAAACGGCCGGCTCCCAAGAACGATGTCGGGATCCGGTTTAACGTCAAGCACAGGCCGTTCCCGGAGGAGGTGGACAAGATTCCATTTGTGAAAGCTGACCTAAGCATTCCAGACCTCCACGATATAGTAGATAAAGAG ctggaGCTGCAGCACGACAAGCTGCGTGGTGTGATGGTGAAGCAGATCGAGTACGAGACAGCCCTGGAGCACTACTCGGAGGAGCTGTGGAGGAACAAGCCCTTCCCTGACCCGCTCACTGACTGCAAGCCCCCTCCCCCCGCGCACGAGTTTCAAACTGCACGCCTCTTCCTCTCACACTTCGGCTTCCTGTCGCTAGAGGCCCTCAAG GAGCCAGGTAATAGCCGTTTGCCTCCTCACCTCATCGCTCTGGACTCGACTGTGCCAGGTTTCTATGATGACATCGGCTACCTAGACTTGTTGCCATGCCGACCCTGTGATACAGTTTTCATCTTCTACATGAGGGCTGGGCAGAAGAGCAGCCAAGAG ATCTTGAGGAACGTGGAGTCTGCGGTGAATGTACAGCCACACT TGGAGCTGCTGTTGTCTCTGGGCTGGCCAGTGGATGTAGGCCAGCACCCGGGCTGGACCGGGAGCGTCTACACCAGCTGGACTATCAACACCtccaatggcactcacacaccag ATGAGTGTGCAGCTGTGGCAGACACGGGAGGGGGCATGTTTAACGGAGAGAGGAAGGTTCTGTACTACGCCGACGCGCTCACCGAGATCGCCTTTGTGGTGCCGTCGCTCAGCGACTTGTCTG cgGAGTCATCTGAGAACAGTTTCCCCACAGTGTACTCTGATTCCCAGATGGAGCTGCTGCCCAGCCTACTGAAACAGCCCAACCTCACACTGGAGCTCTTCCCCAACCACTCAGACAACATGGGGCCCTCTCAGcgg TCTCCCACAGCGAAGAGTAAGAAGATGGCAGGCAGGAGTGTACCTCCACTCGGCCCCGAGACTAAAGTGCTGGTGGTCTGGGTGGAGCGATACGATGACAttg agaattTCACTGTGTCTGAGCTTATTGAACTGAGAACCAGCACGGGTGTGGAGAGTGCGGTCAACAGTAGTGCTTCCAG GCCCAGCTCCCCGGAGAAGGAC GTGCTGGTCATCTTCATCCACCCGCTGAAGACAGGCCTGTTCCGCATCAAGCTCC GAGCCATGGGCAAGTTCAGCATGGTCATCCCCCTGGTGGACAACATGGTGGTCAGCAGGAGGGCTCTGGGTAG CTTCGTTCGC GCAGACGGTGATAATGCGTGCAGGAGGAAGCGCCTGGAAGCGACTCTTACAGCCCCCCCCAGCGTGCGACGGAAACAGAAGATAGTCGACATCGTTAACCGCTACCGCAACAAGCACTGGGAGCCGGAGTTCTACACATCGCTG TACCAGGAGGTCGGAGAGTCTAGCCTCTACCCTTAA